One window of Streptomyces sp. FIT100 genomic DNA carries:
- a CDS encoding RNA polymerase sigma factor has product MGAYDAELGAAVERAQQGDEDAFARAYRLVQPGLLGLLRGLVGDDAEDVASDAWLEIARDLGRFRGDGAGFRGWAATIARHRALDHLRRQQRRPRPSLVEQDLLELPHPDDTAAAAMESLSTEQALALIGSLPREQAEAVLLKVVVGLDGPAAGRVLGKRPGAVRSAVHRGLRRLAGRVAQSGVPGGETPAAQREPGGER; this is encoded by the coding sequence GTGGGGGCGTACGACGCCGAGCTCGGCGCAGCCGTCGAGCGGGCCCAGCAGGGTGACGAGGACGCGTTCGCGCGCGCCTATCGCCTGGTGCAGCCCGGTCTCCTCGGCCTTCTGCGCGGGCTCGTCGGCGACGACGCCGAGGACGTGGCGTCCGATGCCTGGCTGGAGATCGCCCGCGACCTCGGGCGCTTCCGCGGGGACGGGGCGGGTTTCCGCGGCTGGGCGGCGACGATAGCCCGCCACCGGGCCCTGGACCATCTGCGCAGACAGCAGCGGCGCCCGCGACCCTCGCTCGTCGAACAGGACCTGCTGGAGCTTCCGCACCCCGACGACACGGCGGCCGCGGCGATGGAGTCCCTCTCCACCGAGCAGGCGCTGGCGCTGATCGGGAGCCTGCCGCGCGAGCAGGCCGAGGCCGTCCTGCTGAAGGTGGTCGTCGGGCTCGACGGTCCGGCGGCCGGGCGGGTGCTGGGGAAGCGGCCCGGGGCCGTACGGTCCGCGGTGCACCGCGGACTCAGGAGACTGGCGGGGCGAGTGGCCCAGAGCGGAGTTCCGGGCGGCGAGACGCCCGCAGCGCAGCGTGAGCCGGGAGGAGAGCGATGA